Genomic segment of Streptomyces sp. NBC_01210:
ACGTCTGAATGGCAAGGACCAGCGGAAACACCCCCCGCGCACCTGCCCTGCGCAGTAGTCGCGCCGCCACCGCGAGGGTCCAGCCACTGTCCGAAAGGTCGTCCACCAGCAGAACCGGCCCGTCGGCCTCGGCCAATGTCTCAGCCAGCTGGGGAGGCACCGTGAACGCCTCGTGCAGCGCCCGCACCCGCTGAGCGCTGTTGGTGCGCGAGATCCGTGCCTCCAACGCCTCGGGCACGTACTCGACAGAGCCCAGCAGCGGCATCCTGCCGACCTCGGCGATCCGGCCGCCCAGGGATCCGACCAGCTGAGGCCTGCTGCGGGAGGCGATGGTGACCACACCGACCGGCCTAGGCGGTGCGTCCGCCGCGCCGGACGCCCAGCCGCCAGGGCCCTTGGCCCAGTCGGCGAGCACGGTCACCACGGCCTTCACCACCTCGTCCGGCACGGGACCGTCCGGAGCCTGCGCCGCGAGCATCGGCCGCAGCCGATTGCCCCAGCCGATGTCGGAAAGCCGCCCCAGCGCACGTCCCGGGAAGGACTGCTCCCCTTCGGGGATACGGCCCTTGAGGCTGACGCCCACCGCCGCCAGCCCGGTCGGCCACATCTTGCGCGGCTCCACATCCACACCCGGCCTGCCCAGCTCCCCGCGCGCGGCATCCAGAGCCGCCGCGGACACCTTGTCACTGAACCGGGCCCCCGAGCAGTTGTCACAGCGACCGCAGGGTGCCGCTTCCTCGTCGTCCAACTGCCGTCGCAGGAACTCCATCCGGCAGCCGGTCGACGTCGCGTAGTCACGCATCGCCTGCTGCTCGGACTCCCGCTGCCGGGCGACCCACGCATACCGCTCGGCGTCGTACGACCAGGGCTGGCCCGTGGTTGTCCAGCCGCCCTTCACCCGGCGCACCGCACCGTCGACGTCGAGGACCTTGAGCATGGTCTCCAGCCGGGTGCGCCGCAGTTCGACCAGCGGCTCCAGTGCGGGCAGCGAAAGCGGCCTGCCCGCCTGCGCCAGCACATCGAGGGTGCGTCGCACCAGCTCCTCCGGCGGGAAGGCGACCGAGGCGAAGTACTGCCAGATCGCCTCGTCCTCCTTGCCCGGCAGCAGCAGTACTTCCGCGTGCTCCACACCACGGCCCGCCCGGCCCACCTGCTGGTAGTAGGCGATGGGGGAGGAGGGCGAACCCATGTGCACGACGAAACCGAGATCGGGCTTGTCGAAGCCCATCCCGAGTGCGGACGTGGCGACGAGGGCCTTGACGCGGTTGGCGAGCAGATCCTCCTCGGCCTGCTGCCGGTCGGCGTTCTCCGTACGGCCGGTGTACGAGGCCACGGTGTGCCCGCACTGGCGCAGATACGCCGTGACCTCCTCGGCAGCCGCGACAGTGAGCGTGTAGATGATCCCGGAGCCGGGCAGCTCGCCGAGATGATCGGCGAGCCAGGCCAGCCGGTTCGCGGCATCGGGCAGCTGCAGCACACTCAGGCTGAGGCTCTCCCGGTCCAGAGCGCCACGCAGTACAAGGGCGTCCGTGCCCGCCCCCGTACCCAGCTGCTCGGCGACGTCCGCGGTCACACGGGCATTGGCCGTGGCGGTGGTGGCGAGCACCGGGACCCCGGCCGGCAGCTCCGCGAGCATAGTGCGCAGCCGTCGGTAGTCGGGCCGGAAGTCATGGCCCCAGTCGGAGATGCAGTGCGCCTCGTCCACCACCAGCAGACCGGTGGCGGCGGCCAGCTTGGGCAGCACCTGGTCACGGAAATCGGGATTGTTCAGCCGCTCGGGACTGACCAGCAGCACATCCACCTCGCCCGCGGCCACCTCTGCCTGGACCGTGTCCCACTCCTCCGTGTTGGAGGAATTGATGGTCCGGGCGCTGATACCGGCCCGCGCCGCGGCCTCCACCTGGTTGCGCATGAGCGCGAGCAGGGGAGAGACGATCACGGTCGGTCCGCTGCCGCGCTCACGCAGCAGCGAGGTCGCGACGAAATACACCGCAGACTTGCCCCACCCGGTCCGCTGCACGACCAGAGCCCTGCGCTTGTCCGCCACGAGCGCCTCGATCGCCCGCCACTGATCCCCGCGCAGCCGGGCCGCGCCCGTCGTGTCCGAGACGAGGCGGGCGAGTACGGAGTCGGCCGAGGCCCTGAGATCTGCGCGGTCTGCGTTGGTCATGCCCCCATGCAACCCGATGGCGCTGACAAAGCGCGAACGAAGCCGCGAGCCTGTGGATAAAGTTATCCACAGGGGTCGCGATGCCGGAGCCGCCACGAGACCGTCGTGCCATGAACACGCACCACGAACACACCGGTCCGACCGACGAGCAGCAGATCACCCTGCGCGGCCCTGCCGAACTGGCCGACGCCCTGCCGTACATGATGGGCTTCCATCCGAACGATTCGATCGTGCTCGTCGCGCTGCACGGCAGCCGCGGCCGCTTCGGCGGGCGGCTGAGGCTCGGCATTCCACGCTCGCCGCGCGAATGGTCGCCCGTGGCCGAACAGCTCGCGGAGTGTCTGATCGAAGGCAGCGAACGTCGCGGTTCGCGCCCCGACGGCATTGTCGTCTTCCTCTGCCAGGATCCGGCGGACGGCGAGACGAGCCGCTCTGTGATGGAGCGGCTGCGCCCGCTCGCGCAACGGCTGCGCACCGCCTGCGGCACCCTTGAGGTGCCCGTCTACGAGGCTCTCTGTATCTCCGACGGCCGTTACTGGTCCTACTGCTGTCCCGACGTGCGCTGCTGCCCGCCCGAAGGCAGTGCGCTTGCCCTGCCCGGCACTTCGGTGATGGCCGCGGCCGCCGCCTACGTGGGGGTCCAAGTGCGTGGCTCCCTGCGGGAGATGGAGGGGCGGCTCGCGCCCTGGACGACCCCGGCTGCGTCCGACCAGGAGAAGGCGCTGGACACCGCGGGTTCCGCGCTGCTGCCCAGGATCCTGGACGGAACGGGGCGTGAGCAGGTCGCCGCGGAGACCCTCGCGCTGGCCCGCCGGCTGATGAAACGCATCGCGGAGACACCGCGGGATGGCGGCCGGGCCGAGTCGGATGTCGCGGACGACCGGCTCATCGCACATGACGAGGCGGCCGCTGTGATCCTGGGCCTGCAGGACCGGGACACCCGTGACCGGGCTGCGGAATGGATGGAAGGAGCCGACGCGGAACCGGCGCTACGCCTCTGGCGGGCGCTGGCCCGCCGATGCGTCGGCCCGTACTCCGAGCACGCGGCCGCGCCGCTCACCCTCGCCGGCTGGGTCGCCTGGTCCACCGGCGACGAACCCGGCGCGCGGGTCGCCCTCGGACTCGCCCTGCGCGTCGACCCCGAGTACGTCTTCGCCCGGCTTCTGCACCAGGCGTGCAATGAGGGCCTGGATCCGGAGGCGCTGCGCAGCTGTCTGCGCACGGACCGCGGCACACGGGCCTCCGCGAGGACCCGCCGGGGCGCGCGCCCGCACCGTTCGCGCCCGCGGCAGGTCCGGCCGGCGACTCGCAAGCCGACCACCGGCAAGAAGGAGCACCCGTCCGCCGGGACACGCCCCGGCGGTACGGCGGCGGGGAACCGCAGTCGCGCGCGCAGGCGCAGCGGGCAGCGCGGCACCAGAAGCGGGCGTTGATGCCCGGGACCCCGCCGCCTGTCCGGATCAGCAGGCTCGGTCTCGGGACGGTCGAGCAGGCCCCCGACGGCCTTCAGTTGGGGGTCTGAGCCGGTGGGCGCGCAGGGCTGGGGGAACGGGTGAAGAAAGAGTCGACGCAGGTGAAGAAGGGAGTGTTTATCGTCAGGCAGACGACTATGATCGCGGCATGTCGCCCTACGACCCGTCGGCCTTTCCGCCCTTTGCTGTCACCGTCGACCTGGTCGTGCTCACTGTGCGCCGCCATGCGCTGTGCGCGCTGGTCGTACGCCGCGGAGAGCCGCCGTTTCAGGGCCGGTGGGCGCTGCCCGGCGGCTTCGTCAGGGGCGACGAGGATCTGGCCGCGGCCGCAGCACGCGAGCTCGCCGAGGAGACCGGGCTGTGCGCGCACGACCCCGCTTCCCCGGCACCTGGCAACGGCGCACATCTCGAGCAGCTGGCCACCTATGGCGACCCAAAGCGGGACCCTCGTATGCGGGTGGTCAGCGTCGCTCATCTGGTGCTGGCCCCGGACCTGCCCGCACCCCGCGCGGGCGGCGACGCGAATAGCGCCCGGTGGGCCCCTGTCGAGGATCTGCTGGGCCAGGAGAACGGCTTCGGCCGTGAGGAGGAGCAGCCCGCAGCGCTCGCCTTCGACCATGCGCGGATCCTGGCCGACGGGGTGGAGAGGGCGCGATCCAAGATCGAGTACTCCTCGCTGGCGACTGCCTTCTGCCCGTCGGAGTTCACCGTCGGCGAGCTGCGGCGGGTGTACGAAGCGGTCTGGGGCGTTGCTCTCGACCCCCGGAACTTCCATCGCAAGGTGACCGGCACCCCGGGCTTCCTGGTCCCGGCCGGCGGGACCACCACCCGGCAGGGCGGCCGCCCTGCCCAGCTCTTCCGGGCAGGCGGCGCCACCGTGCTCAACCCGCCGATGCTGCGCCCCGAAGTCTGAGCGAGGTCTGACACCCGGTCCTCTGGCGGCTGCACTAAAAGTCGGAAATGTCGCGCTATCTTGCTGCGGTACCCGCCCTGCCGCCGAGCGGTCTCACCTACCGCGAGAGAAGCGATGCTCCAGGCCATCGGACTCACCAGCACCCGCCGCCGAGACCTCCCGCCAGCCGTCGACGATCTCACCTTCGAAGCCCGGTCCGGCTCTGTCACGGCCCTTCTCGGTGCACCTGGCTCGGGCAAGACGGCGGCGCTGCGCCTGATGCTCGAACTCGAGTCCGGCCGGGGCGTCACCTACTTCCGCGGCAGCCCCCTCCATCGCATCGCCCACCCTGCCCGCGAGGTCGGTGTGCTCCTCGGCGACGTACCGGGCCATCCCGCTCGGACGGCCAGGGGTCAGCTCCGTATGCTCTGCGCAGCCGCTGGAGTGCCCGCGTCCCGTGCCGACGAGATGCTCGAGGTTGTCGGTCTCGCCGG
This window contains:
- a CDS encoding RecQ family ATP-dependent DNA helicase, giving the protein MTNADRADLRASADSVLARLVSDTTGAARLRGDQWRAIEALVADKRRALVVQRTGWGKSAVYFVATSLLRERGSGPTVIVSPLLALMRNQVEAAARAGISARTINSSNTEEWDTVQAEVAAGEVDVLLVSPERLNNPDFRDQVLPKLAAATGLLVVDEAHCISDWGHDFRPDYRRLRTMLAELPAGVPVLATTATANARVTADVAEQLGTGAGTDALVLRGALDRESLSLSVLQLPDAANRLAWLADHLGELPGSGIIYTLTVAAAEEVTAYLRQCGHTVASYTGRTENADRQQAEEDLLANRVKALVATSALGMGFDKPDLGFVVHMGSPSSPIAYYQQVGRAGRGVEHAEVLLLPGKEDEAIWQYFASVAFPPEELVRRTLDVLAQAGRPLSLPALEPLVELRRTRLETMLKVLDVDGAVRRVKGGWTTTGQPWSYDAERYAWVARQRESEQQAMRDYATSTGCRMEFLRRQLDDEEAAPCGRCDNCSGARFSDKVSAAALDAARGELGRPGVDVEPRKMWPTGLAAVGVSLKGRIPEGEQSFPGRALGRLSDIGWGNRLRPMLAAQAPDGPVPDEVVKAVVTVLADWAKGPGGWASGAADAPPRPVGVVTIASRSRPQLVGSLGGRIAEVGRMPLLGSVEYVPEALEARISRTNSAQRVRALHEAFTVPPQLAETLAEADGPVLLVDDLSDSGWTLAVAARLLRRAGARGVFPLVLAIQT
- a CDS encoding DUF4192 domain-containing protein → MNTHHEHTGPTDEQQITLRGPAELADALPYMMGFHPNDSIVLVALHGSRGRFGGRLRLGIPRSPREWSPVAEQLAECLIEGSERRGSRPDGIVVFLCQDPADGETSRSVMERLRPLAQRLRTACGTLEVPVYEALCISDGRYWSYCCPDVRCCPPEGSALALPGTSVMAAAAAYVGVQVRGSLREMEGRLAPWTTPAASDQEKALDTAGSALLPRILDGTGREQVAAETLALARRLMKRIAETPRDGGRAESDVADDRLIAHDEAAAVILGLQDRDTRDRAAEWMEGADAEPALRLWRALARRCVGPYSEHAAAPLTLAGWVAWSTGDEPGARVALGLALRVDPEYVFARLLHQACNEGLDPEALRSCLRTDRGTRASARTRRGARPHRSRPRQVRPATRKPTTGKKEHPSAGTRPGGTAAGNRSRARRRSGQRGTRSGR
- a CDS encoding NUDIX hydrolase; this translates as MSPYDPSAFPPFAVTVDLVVLTVRRHALCALVVRRGEPPFQGRWALPGGFVRGDEDLAAAAARELAEETGLCAHDPASPAPGNGAHLEQLATYGDPKRDPRMRVVSVAHLVLAPDLPAPRAGGDANSARWAPVEDLLGQENGFGREEEQPAALAFDHARILADGVERARSKIEYSSLATAFCPSEFTVGELRRVYEAVWGVALDPRNFHRKVTGTPGFLVPAGGTTTRQGGRPAQLFRAGGATVLNPPMLRPEV